The genomic DNA GGACATCGCCGGACCGATCATGTTCCTGGCCAGCGATCTGGCCCGGCATATTACTGGTGAAATCCTGAACGTAAATGGGGGCGGTGTGTTGTGCGGGTGAGGCAGCTTTACAACAGCCGCTCGTAATCGCTGAGATCCAGTTTCCACACCGGTACGCCGCAGTAGCGGTCACCTTCAGGGCAGATGGGACGGGCTCCGGCCATTTGTCGCAGGGTGCACGGTGGCAGCAGATACTTGCCGATGCGGGGGTGTACCTCGCGCACCTGCTTGGCCTCGTGCACGCTGGCCCGCCAGATCTCTTCCTGGGCGTTGTAGCACAGTCGCATGCGGTGCTTGTGGTGCAGGTTGAGCAGGTCGGCTGACTCGGTAAAGCGCACCGCAACGGCATTTGGCAGCAGGTAATTCGCGAACTCCTGCGAAATCCCCAACCGCTTCAGCTTGCCAATGGCCTCCCAGGTGCGGCTCATGGTCTCCCAGTAACGTTTTTGTGAAGGCTCGTGGGCCTGGATGAGGGCGGGGGTGACGACGTCGGGTTCATCGGAGAGTTGGGTGGCCAGTATGGGTCGGCTGGCGGGGGTCAGCCGGTGACGCATATCCTGGCTGTCGGCGGTGTGCGAGAGCTTCTTGCGGAAGGTATAGCCCGGGTGGTACAGGGTGCGGGTGAGTTTGGCGTGGGTGGTGAGATTGAGCACTTCGCCATAGGTGGGATTTTTGCCGGGATCCAAGGCCAGCGCGATGGCTTCTTCATCGTTCAGCTCGGCGTTGGTCCTTCCGAGCACCTCTCGTACGGCTGAAGCCAGCACCCGCTCGCCGTCGGCTTTATAGTCAACCAGCCGGGAGATGCGCCCTCCCAGGGAGGCGTCAAATTCCTCCTTGAAGCCAGGGCTCGGAGCCGGGCTCTCTTCCAGCCAGGGGAACTCAACAAAGTCCTCCTGTCCCAGGGGCTCCTGAAGGATCAGCTCGTACCCCGGGTCGTACTCCAGGACGGCCTGCACCATGCGCCCAACCACCTGCTGCTGCTCGTAAGGCACGTCCGCCTGTTGGCAGACCCGCCAATACCGCAGGAGGGTAATGCCGCTGATGGTATGGTACAGATAGGAGAGGGTTGCCACCGGGGCCACATAGCGGGCGGCTTCCTGGGTCTTTTTCAGAATAGTTTGCTTATACCTGTCCGGCTGTTTAGCCCGGGCGGGGAAGATGCGGAAGTACTCGGCCTTGGCGATCTCAAATAATCCCTCGCGCAGCTCCCGGTAGGCCGCCATTTGCATGTTGATAGTGTCCTGGTAGAGCTCTAAAGCTGAGCCGGTGAGCGGTGGTATATAGAATGAATTTTTGTTCAAACGGACATATCGTTGGCTCACCTGCTCGGAGTTGTAGAAGGGGTGGCTGTGGAGGAAGGACCAGACGAAGTGGCGGGAGACGTTGCTGAGGGCGAACTGGAACTGGGCATGCTGGAAGGTGGTATGGTGCCCGGCCTGGTAGATGGCCTGGGCGAGGGCCCGATCGCGGCTGCCTTCCTCCAGGTTGATATGCTCATCGCCGATAATTCCCTTGCCGCTATAGCAGGTGCGGGCGGTGGCTAGCACGTTTTTAAAGGGAGTGATAAAGGCTTTGGTTAGCTTGACTTCCGGAGCGGTTGCGGTAGTTGCTTCCGGGTTGAGCATAGATGGGATTGAGGCCGTCACAGCTATCGGTTTCCCGGTCGCCTCACTGGCGGGCATCCCTCATCCAGGTTTGGAATGGTACAAGTCCAGGAATGATTGCACGATAGTGGGATTGCCTGCCACCAGGCCCGGCTTCAAGACCACGTGGCGGCTGTTGTAGCGGTGCTCTTGCCCGTTGAGTACACGCAGCACGGCGCCGGCTTCCTTGAGGATGATATGTCCCGCGCAGACGTCCCACTCATTCTTGGGCCTGAGGGTGGCGAAAATGTCGGCTCGCCCGGCAGCAGTCAATCCCAGCTTGTAGGCTACGCTGCCGATGGGCTTCAGGCTGCGGAAATAGGACCGGTACGGCTCCCATAGGCGCCGCCGGGTTTCGGAGCGGCTGTTGAGGAGCACGGCCTCCTGGAGGCGCTCGATCAGTGACGCGGTCACCGGCTCGTTGTTCAGGGTGGCACCGTTTCCGGCAACAGCAGTGAACGTCTCATCGGTGACTGGATT from Candidatus Neomarinimicrobiota bacterium includes the following:
- a CDS encoding 3-oxoacyl-ACP reductase FabG, which encodes DIAGPIMFLASDLARHITGEILNVNGGGVLCG
- a CDS encoding FAD-dependent thymidylate synthase; translation: MPASEATGKPIAVTASIPSMLNPEATTATAPEVKLTKAFITPFKNVLATARTCYSGKGIIGDEHINLEEGSRDRALAQAIYQAGHHTTFQHAQFQFALSNVSRHFVWSFLHSHPFYNSEQVSQRYVRLNKNSFYIPPLTGSALELYQDTINMQMAAYRELREGLFEIAKAEYFRIFPARAKQPDRYKQTILKKTQEAARYVAPVATLSYLYHTISGITLLRYWRVCQQADVPYEQQQVVGRMVQAVLEYDPGYELILQEPLGQEDFVEFPWLEESPAPSPGFKEEFDASLGGRISRLVDYKADGERVLASAVREVLGRTNAELNDEEAIALALDPGKNPTYGEVLNLTTHAKLTRTLYHPGYTFRKKLSHTADSQDMRHRLTPASRPILATQLSDEPDVVTPALIQAHEPSQKRYWETMSRTWEAIGKLKRLGISQEFANYLLPNAVAVRFTESADLLNLHHKHRMRLCYNAQEEIWRASVHEAKQVREVHPRIGKYLLPPCTLRQMAGARPICPEGDRYCGVPVWKLDLSDYERLL
- a CDS encoding 3'(2'),5'-bisphosphate nucleotidase CysQ, encoding MQAELTVALEAARAAGTLLMNYYNADYEIRDKGFNNPVTTADYASNQHLEERLRDSFPTYGWLSEETADTSERLSKERVWVVDPLDGTKEFIRGLPQFVVSIALVERGEPMLGVLYNPVTDETFTAVAGNGATLNNEPVTASLIERLQEAVLLNSRSETRRRLWEPYRSYFRSLKPIGSVAYKLGLTAAGRADIFATLRPKNEWDVCAGHIILKEAGAVLRVLNGQEHRYNSRHVVLKPGLVAGNPTIVQSFLDLYHSKPG